The Streptomyces europaeiscabiei genome window below encodes:
- a CDS encoding hemolysin family protein, producing MTVLQLLFALLLVLANGFFVGAEFALVSVRRSQIEPLGTARARQVLYGLENLPQMMAAAQFGITVCSLTLGAVAEPTVAKLLEPVFEAIHLPHGMIHPLGYVIALAVVIFLHLVIGEMLPKNLAMAAPEKTALWLSPALVAFARLCKPVTIGLGACARVILRLFHVEPKDEVEAVFTSVQLVRLVEDSGQAGLLDPEEQERLEDALELGSRPVTDVLLKRDSLVTVVPSVTPAQVVALTARTGYSRFPVVAENGAFMGRYLHVKDVLDLEDSDRAVPQQIWRPMTTLRAELPLDDALTVMRRAATHLAQVADASGKVLGLVALEDVLELLVGEVRDPAHREIQPVRVTEPRGSETPEEVLAS from the coding sequence ATGACCGTCCTCCAACTCCTGTTCGCCCTGCTTCTCGTGCTCGCCAACGGCTTCTTCGTCGGCGCCGAGTTCGCCCTGGTCTCCGTCCGCCGCAGCCAGATCGAACCGCTGGGGACGGCGCGGGCCCGACAGGTCCTCTACGGCCTGGAGAACCTGCCTCAGATGATGGCGGCGGCCCAGTTCGGCATCACCGTCTGCTCCCTGACACTGGGCGCGGTGGCCGAGCCGACGGTGGCGAAGCTGCTGGAGCCGGTCTTCGAGGCGATCCACCTGCCGCACGGCATGATCCACCCCCTGGGATATGTGATCGCCCTCGCGGTCGTCATCTTCCTGCACCTCGTCATCGGCGAGATGCTGCCGAAGAACCTGGCCATGGCGGCGCCCGAGAAGACGGCGCTGTGGCTGAGCCCGGCGCTGGTGGCCTTCGCGAGGCTGTGCAAGCCCGTCACGATCGGCCTCGGAGCCTGTGCCCGCGTCATCCTGAGACTTTTCCACGTCGAGCCCAAGGACGAGGTCGAGGCAGTATTCACCAGCGTCCAGCTGGTCCGGCTGGTCGAGGACTCCGGGCAGGCCGGGCTGCTCGACCCCGAGGAGCAGGAGCGTCTGGAGGACGCGCTGGAGCTGGGCTCCCGCCCGGTGACGGACGTCCTGCTGAAGCGCGACTCCCTGGTGACGGTGGTCCCCTCGGTGACCCCCGCCCAGGTCGTGGCGCTGACCGCCCGCACCGGCTACTCCCGCTTCCCGGTGGTCGCGGAGAACGGCGCCTTCATGGGCCGCTACCTCCACGTCAAGGACGTCCTCGATCTGGAGGACTCCGACCGCGCCGTCCCCCAGCAGATCTGGCGCCCCATGACCACCCTCCGCGCGGAGCTTCCGCTGGACGACGCGCTGACGGTCATGCGCCGCGCGGCCACCCACCTGGCCCAGGTGGCGGACGCCTCCGGCAAGGTCCTGGGCCTGGTCGCCCTGGAGGATGTCCTGGAGCTGCTGGTCGGCGAGGTTCGCGATCCGGCACACCGGGAGATCCAGCCGGTCAGGGTGACGGAACCGCGGGGCAGCGAGACCCCGGAGGAGGTCCTGGCGAGCTGA
- a CDS encoding hemolysin family protein yields the protein MTIPLLLLGAAFLLILANGFFVAAEFGLVTVERPEAEKAAAEGDRRALKVVGALKELSFQLSGTQLGITITSLVVGMLAEPALAEILHGPFTAIGIPEGAVSGVAVVVGMLLASAVQMVIGELVPKNWAVSKPMQVARFVAGPQHVFSRLFRPVIAALNAVANRLVRAFGVEPTDELASARTPGELVSLARHSAQAGALEQDTADLFVRTLSLGELTAENVMTPRVKVSALQSTATAEDVVNLTRATGLSRFPVYRERIDEIVGMAHLKDALAIPAHDRLHTPVGRIAKPPLLVPESLPVQPLLARLRSEQPIAVVVDEYGGTAGVVTLEDIVEELVGEVRDEHDGHDLPELAVAPPEEGRPAWDVDGSCRVDVLQRIGLDVPEGPYETVAGLVADLLGRIPAPGDRAELPGWRLAVRQVGHYRAERVRLVRTAPATDSLTAVEAAR from the coding sequence ATGACCATCCCCCTGTTGCTCCTCGGAGCCGCGTTCCTGCTGATCCTCGCCAACGGCTTCTTCGTGGCCGCCGAGTTCGGCCTCGTCACCGTCGAGCGGCCGGAGGCCGAGAAGGCCGCGGCCGAGGGTGACCGCCGGGCCCTCAAGGTGGTGGGCGCGCTCAAGGAGCTGTCGTTCCAGCTCTCCGGCACCCAGCTCGGCATCACCATCACCTCCCTCGTCGTCGGCATGCTCGCCGAACCGGCGCTCGCGGAGATACTCCACGGCCCCTTCACCGCCATCGGCATACCCGAAGGCGCCGTGTCCGGTGTCGCCGTGGTCGTCGGCATGCTGCTGGCCTCCGCCGTGCAGATGGTGATCGGCGAGCTGGTGCCCAAGAACTGGGCGGTGTCGAAGCCGATGCAGGTCGCCCGCTTCGTCGCGGGCCCCCAGCACGTCTTCTCCCGCCTCTTCCGCCCGGTCATCGCCGCTCTCAACGCGGTCGCCAACCGCCTGGTCCGCGCCTTCGGCGTCGAGCCCACCGACGAGCTGGCCTCCGCCCGCACCCCCGGTGAACTGGTCTCCCTCGCCCGGCACTCGGCCCAGGCCGGCGCCCTGGAACAGGACACGGCCGACCTCTTCGTCCGCACGCTCTCCCTGGGCGAGCTGACCGCGGAGAACGTGATGACGCCGCGCGTGAAGGTCAGCGCCCTGCAGTCGACGGCCACCGCCGAGGACGTGGTCAACCTGACCCGGGCCACCGGCCTCTCGCGCTTCCCCGTCTACCGGGAGCGGATCGACGAGATCGTCGGCATGGCCCACCTCAAGGACGCCCTCGCGATCCCGGCCCACGACCGGCTGCACACCCCGGTCGGCCGCATCGCCAAGCCTCCGCTACTCGTCCCGGAGTCGCTGCCCGTGCAGCCGCTCCTGGCCCGGCTGCGCAGCGAGCAGCCCATCGCCGTCGTCGTCGACGAGTACGGCGGTACGGCCGGGGTCGTGACCCTGGAGGACATCGTCGAGGAACTCGTCGGCGAGGTGCGCGACGAGCACGACGGGCACGACCTGCCCGAACTCGCCGTCGCCCCGCCCGAGGAGGGCCGCCCCGCCTGGGACGTCGACGGCAGCTGCCGGGTCGACGTGCTCCAGCGCATCGGCCTCGACGTCCCGGAAGGCCCGTACGAGACGGTCGCCGGCCTCGTCGCCGACCTCCTCGGCCGCATCCCCGCGCCGGGGGACAGGGCGGAACTGCCCGGCTGGCGGCTGGCGGTACGCCAGGTCGGGCACTACCGGGCGGAGCGTGTACGCCTCGTGCGGACCGCTCCGGCCACGGACTCCCTCACCGCGGTGGAGGCGGCCCGATGA
- a CDS encoding PH domain-containing protein, producing MPDQSSLPALPVTFRPGRTRAVLLCAAGAIFVVITVVGLLLPNLGPGERLSFVFTAAMLAGVLGMLSRPRVVADDSGVTVVNIAGRRRLGWAEIVQVNLRSGDPWVFLDLTDGTSLPALGIQPGIARQRAIEDARILRALVEARSVTEPEPRQG from the coding sequence ATGCCGGACCAGTCCTCCCTCCCCGCCCTGCCGGTCACTTTTCGGCCCGGCCGCACCCGGGCCGTGCTGCTGTGTGCAGCGGGCGCGATCTTCGTGGTCATCACGGTGGTCGGACTGCTGCTGCCGAATCTCGGTCCGGGGGAGCGGCTCAGTTTCGTCTTCACGGCCGCCATGCTCGCCGGGGTGCTGGGCATGCTCTCCCGGCCCCGGGTGGTCGCCGACGACTCCGGGGTGACCGTCGTCAACATCGCCGGCAGGCGCCGTCTGGGCTGGGCGGAGATCGTGCAGGTGAACCTGAGGTCCGGCGACCCCTGGGTCTTCCTCGACCTCACCGACGGCACCAGCCTGCCCGCGCTCGGCATCCAGCCGGGCATCGCCAGGCAGCGCGCCATCGAGGACGCCCGGATCCTTCGGGCGCTGGTGGAGGCCCGGTCGGTCACCGAGCCCGAGCCGCGTCAGGGCTGA
- the hisG gene encoding ATP phosphoribosyltransferase has protein sequence MLRIAVPNKGSLSGPAGEMLHEAGYQQRRESKELRIVDPVNEVEFFYLRPRDIAIYVSSGRLDIGITGRDLLIDSGAKAEEILPLGFARSTFQFAAKPGTANGVADLKGKTVATSYEGIVAGHLADHGVDASVVHLDGAVETAIELGVAEVIADVVETGTSLRNAGLEVFGDPIMKSEAVVIRRVDADTDTENEPKVQQFLRRLQGVLVARTYVMMDYDCRVEQLEKAVALTPGLESPTVSPLHNEGWVAVRAMVPAKEAQRIMDDLYDIGARAILTTAIHACRL, from the coding sequence ATGCTGCGCATCGCCGTCCCCAACAAGGGTTCCCTGTCCGGACCTGCGGGGGAGATGCTGCATGAGGCCGGCTACCAGCAGCGCCGGGAGTCCAAGGAGCTGCGGATCGTCGACCCGGTCAACGAGGTGGAGTTCTTCTACCTCCGCCCCCGCGACATCGCGATCTACGTCTCCTCCGGCCGGCTCGACATCGGTATCACCGGCCGCGACCTGCTGATCGACTCCGGCGCCAAGGCCGAGGAGATCCTCCCGCTCGGCTTCGCCCGCTCCACCTTCCAGTTCGCCGCCAAGCCGGGCACGGCGAACGGTGTCGCGGATCTGAAGGGCAAGACGGTCGCCACCTCCTACGAGGGGATCGTCGCGGGGCACCTCGCCGACCACGGCGTCGATGCCTCCGTCGTCCACCTCGACGGTGCCGTGGAGACCGCCATCGAGCTGGGTGTCGCCGAGGTCATCGCCGACGTCGTCGAGACGGGCACCTCGCTGCGCAACGCGGGGCTGGAGGTCTTCGGCGACCCGATCATGAAGTCCGAGGCCGTCGTCATCCGCCGTGTGGACGCCGACACCGACACGGAGAACGAGCCCAAGGTGCAGCAGTTCCTGCGCCGCCTCCAGGGCGTCCTCGTGGCCCGGACCTACGTGATGATGGACTACGACTGCCGCGTCGAGCAGTTGGAGAAGGCCGTCGCGCTCACGCCGGGCCTGGAGTCCCCCACCGTCTCGCCGCTGCACAACGAGGGCTGGGTCGCCGTGCGCGCCATGGTCCCGGCCAAGGAGGCCCAGCGGATCATGGACGACCTGTACGACATCGGCGCCCGTGCCATCCTGACCACCGCCATCCACGCCTGCCGCCTCTGA
- a CDS encoding phosphoribosyl-ATP diphosphatase encodes MSKKTFEELFTELQHKAATGDPATSRTAELVEKGVHAIGKKVVEEAAEVWMAAEYEGKEAAAEEISQLLYHVQVMMVARGISLDDVYAHL; translated from the coding sequence ATGTCCAAGAAGACGTTCGAGGAGCTGTTCACCGAGCTCCAGCACAAGGCCGCCACCGGCGACCCCGCCACTTCCCGCACCGCAGAGCTGGTCGAGAAGGGCGTCCATGCCATCGGCAAGAAGGTCGTCGAAGAGGCCGCCGAGGTCTGGATGGCCGCCGAGTACGAGGGCAAGGAAGCGGCCGCCGAGGAGATCTCGCAGCTGCTGTACCACGTCCAGGTGATGATGGTCGCCCGCGGCATCTCCCTGGACGACGTGTACGCCCACCTCTGA
- the ribH gene encoding 6,7-dimethyl-8-ribityllumazine synthase, whose protein sequence is MSGKGAPELSVRNCGDLRVAVIAAQWHEKVMDGLVEGALRALRDLGIDEPTLLRVPGSWELPVVAKVLAGRGYDAIVALGVVIRGGTPHFEYVCHGVTQGLTQVSVDTGVPIGFGVLTCDTEEQALDRAGIEGSNEDKGHEAVTAAVATAATLRSVSEPWR, encoded by the coding sequence GTGAGCGGCAAGGGCGCACCCGAACTGTCCGTACGCAACTGTGGCGACCTGCGCGTCGCGGTCATCGCGGCCCAGTGGCACGAGAAGGTGATGGACGGCCTCGTCGAAGGCGCCCTGCGCGCCCTGCGCGACCTGGGCATCGACGAGCCGACCCTCCTGCGGGTCCCCGGCAGCTGGGAGCTGCCCGTCGTCGCCAAGGTCCTCGCGGGCCGCGGCTACGACGCGATCGTCGCCCTCGGCGTCGTCATCCGCGGCGGCACCCCCCACTTCGAGTACGTGTGCCACGGCGTCACGCAGGGCCTCACCCAGGTCTCCGTCGACACGGGCGTCCCCATCGGCTTCGGCGTACTGACCTGCGACACCGAGGAACAGGCCCTGGACCGCGCGGGCATCGAGGGCTCGAACGAGGACAAGGGCCACGAGGCGGTGACGGCGGCCGTGGCGACGGCGGCCACCCTCCGTTCAGTATCTGAACCCTGGCGCTGA
- a CDS encoding bifunctional 3,4-dihydroxy-2-butanone-4-phosphate synthase/GTP cyclohydrolase II has translation MTTAPILYSTDDIENFGLDPIEQAIADIAAGRPVVVVDDEDRENEGDLVIAAEKATPEIIAFMMSECRGMICAPMEGDELERLELPQMVQQNTESMRTAFTVTVDAAPQHGVTTGISASDRATTLRLLASGSAEPGDFVRPGHIFPLRARTGGVLVRNGHTEAAVDLARLAGLRPAGAIVEIAGEDGRMLRLPELIPFARKHGLTIISIEDLIAYRRSAEPTVKREAKTRLPTAFGDFTAYGYRSTVDGVEHVALVQGEIGDGEDVVVRVHSECLTGDIFHSLRCDCGPQLQTSLERIAAEGRGVVVYLRGHEGRGIGLLSKLRAYELQERGRDTLDANLELGLPADARDYGAGAQILQDLGVRSVRLMTNNPEKTDALVRHGLAVTDREPMPVRAGEHNLRYLRTKRDRMGHDLPWLDTTTTSTCGNQ, from the coding sequence ATGACCACGGCGCCGATCCTGTACAGCACCGACGACATCGAGAACTTCGGGCTCGACCCCATCGAGCAGGCCATCGCGGACATCGCGGCGGGCCGCCCGGTCGTGGTCGTCGACGACGAGGACCGCGAGAACGAGGGCGACCTCGTCATCGCCGCAGAGAAGGCCACCCCCGAGATCATCGCCTTCATGATGAGCGAGTGCCGGGGCATGATCTGCGCCCCCATGGAGGGCGACGAACTGGAGCGGCTCGAACTGCCGCAGATGGTGCAGCAGAACACCGAGTCCATGCGTACCGCCTTCACCGTCACGGTCGACGCGGCCCCGCAGCACGGCGTCACCACCGGCATCTCCGCCTCCGACCGCGCCACGACCCTCCGGCTCCTGGCGAGCGGCTCGGCCGAGCCGGGCGACTTCGTCCGCCCCGGCCACATCTTCCCGCTCCGTGCCCGGACCGGCGGAGTGCTCGTGCGCAACGGTCATACGGAGGCCGCCGTCGACCTCGCCCGCCTCGCGGGCCTGCGCCCGGCCGGTGCGATCGTCGAGATCGCCGGCGAGGACGGACGCATGCTGCGCCTCCCCGAACTGATCCCGTTCGCCCGCAAGCACGGCCTGACGATCATCTCCATCGAGGACCTCATCGCCTACCGCCGCTCGGCCGAACCCACCGTCAAGCGTGAGGCGAAGACCCGACTCCCCACGGCCTTCGGCGACTTCACGGCGTACGGCTATCGCTCCACCGTCGACGGCGTCGAACACGTGGCCCTCGTCCAGGGCGAGATCGGCGACGGCGAGGACGTCGTCGTCCGCGTCCACTCCGAATGCCTCACCGGCGACATCTTCCACTCGCTGCGCTGCGACTGCGGCCCCCAGCTCCAGACCTCACTCGAACGCATCGCCGCCGAGGGCCGGGGCGTCGTCGTCTATCTGCGCGGCCACGAGGGCCGCGGCATCGGACTGCTGTCCAAGCTGCGCGCCTACGAACTCCAGGAGCGTGGCCGCGACACCCTCGACGCCAACCTGGAGCTCGGCCTGCCCGCCGACGCCCGGGACTACGGCGCCGGCGCGCAGATCCTCCAGGACCTGGGCGTCCGCAGTGTGCGCCTGATGACCAACAACCCCGAGAAGACCGACGCCCTCGTCCGCCACGGCCTGGCCGTCACCGACCGCGAACCGATGCCGGTCCGCGCGGGCGAGCACAACCTCCGCTATCTGCGCACCAAGCGCGACCGGATGGGTCACGACCTGCCCTGGCTGGACACGACCACCACGTCCACCTGCGGCAACCAGTAA
- a CDS encoding nicotinamide mononucleotide transporter family protein → MNSLNTVAFMAFGQQILWSDMIGNILGLIALALGAIRSIWNWPVQFLSGLVLFGAFVGHLTGSAGKQVIVMAVAAYGWWQWNRTKGQSSDGAITPRFATWRERGYLIAGAVLGTLAVAGLFTAFPTLSWDPWPDAYVFTGTIVAMYAQARGMVEFWFAWLLVDLVGVPLNFANGYAFSGFVYIIYGALVLWGMRDWWLRSRKPALEGAPA, encoded by the coding sequence GTGAACTCGCTGAACACCGTCGCCTTCATGGCGTTCGGCCAGCAGATCCTCTGGTCGGACATGATCGGCAACATCCTCGGTCTGATCGCCCTCGCCCTCGGCGCGATCCGCTCCATCTGGAACTGGCCCGTACAGTTCCTCTCCGGCCTCGTCCTCTTCGGCGCCTTCGTCGGCCATCTGACCGGCAGCGCCGGCAAGCAGGTCATTGTCATGGCCGTCGCCGCGTACGGCTGGTGGCAGTGGAACCGTACGAAGGGGCAGTCCTCGGACGGCGCCATCACCCCGCGCTTCGCCACCTGGCGCGAGCGCGGCTATCTCATCGCCGGTGCCGTGCTCGGCACGCTCGCCGTCGCCGGCCTCTTCACCGCGTTCCCCACCCTGTCCTGGGACCCCTGGCCGGACGCGTACGTCTTCACCGGCACCATCGTCGCCATGTACGCCCAGGCGCGCGGCATGGTCGAGTTCTGGTTCGCCTGGCTGCTCGTCGACCTGGTCGGCGTCCCGCTCAACTTCGCCAACGGCTACGCGTTCTCCGGATTCGTCTACATCATCTACGGCGCGCTCGTCCTGTGGGGCATGCGCGACTGGTGGCTGCGCTCCCGCAAGCCCGCCCTGGAAGGAGCCCCCGCATGA
- a CDS encoding riboflavin synthase, which produces MFTGIVEELGEVTAVEKLGDSSRFRLRGPVVTQGARHGDSIAVNGVCLTVVEHEDDWFTADVMAESLERSSLGALTTGSRVNLERPMAVGDRLGGHIVQGHVDGTGEVIERKPSENWEIVKISLPADLTRYVVEKGSITVDGISLTVVDAGPDYFTVSLIPTTLDLTTLGRKQPGDPVNLEVDVIAKYVERLLGARGADSQGIGIPGEAR; this is translated from the coding sequence GTGTTCACCGGAATCGTCGAAGAGCTGGGTGAGGTCACCGCCGTCGAGAAGCTCGGCGACTCCTCCCGCTTCCGTCTGCGCGGCCCCGTCGTCACACAGGGCGCGCGCCACGGCGACTCCATCGCCGTCAACGGTGTCTGTCTCACGGTCGTGGAGCACGAGGACGACTGGTTCACCGCCGACGTCATGGCGGAGAGCCTCGAACGCTCCAGCCTCGGCGCCCTCACCACCGGCTCCCGCGTCAACCTCGAACGCCCCATGGCCGTCGGCGACCGCCTCGGCGGTCACATCGTGCAGGGCCACGTCGACGGCACGGGCGAGGTCATCGAGCGTAAGCCGTCCGAGAACTGGGAGATCGTCAAGATCTCGCTCCCGGCGGACCTCACGCGGTACGTCGTCGAGAAGGGCTCCATCACCGTCGACGGCATCAGCCTCACCGTCGTCGATGCCGGCCCCGACTACTTCACCGTCAGCCTCATCCCGACCACCCTCGACCTGACCACGCTCGGCCGCAAGCAGCCCGGCGACCCGGTCAACCTCGAGGTCGACGTCATCGCCAAGTACGTCGAGCGGCTGCTCGGCGCACGGGGAGCGGACAGCCAGGGGATCGGTATTCCGGGGGAGGCGCGGTGA
- a CDS encoding RNA polymerase sigma-70 factor has translation MTTTAAADEFEAHRPRLFGLAYRLLGSAADAEDTVQDTYLRFSGADRTVIEQPGAWLARVVTNLCLTRLTSARARRERYTGTWLPEPVLTSDGTLGPLESAEQRDAVSLALLVLLERLTPTERAVYVLREAFAYGYREIAAVLDMTEANCRQLYRRAAGRVAVAEARFEPAPERRAGLVESFLAAAQNGDMAGLEKILAEDVTWWSDGGGRVSAARRPVEGREKVLRLVAGGWERFAGGLDFAVAEVNGSPALIARAGDALVGTASFAFRGGVVTDVRVVVNPDKLEFAGRQLMGT, from the coding sequence GTGACGACGACCGCCGCCGCCGACGAGTTCGAAGCGCACCGCCCCCGCCTGTTCGGCCTGGCCTACCGTCTGCTGGGCTCCGCCGCGGACGCCGAGGACACCGTGCAGGACACGTATCTGCGCTTCAGCGGCGCCGACCGTACGGTCATCGAACAGCCCGGCGCCTGGCTCGCCAGGGTCGTCACCAATCTCTGCCTCACCCGGCTGACCTCCGCGCGGGCACGTCGCGAGCGGTACACGGGGACCTGGCTGCCGGAGCCGGTGCTGACCTCCGACGGCACCCTGGGCCCGCTGGAGTCGGCCGAGCAGCGCGACGCGGTCTCGCTCGCGCTCCTGGTCCTGCTGGAGCGGCTCACCCCGACCGAGAGGGCCGTGTACGTACTGCGGGAGGCCTTCGCGTACGGGTACCGGGAGATCGCGGCCGTCCTGGACATGACCGAGGCCAACTGCCGTCAGCTGTACCGGCGGGCGGCGGGGCGGGTGGCGGTGGCGGAGGCCCGGTTCGAGCCGGCACCGGAGCGGCGGGCCGGGCTGGTGGAGTCCTTCCTCGCGGCGGCACAGAACGGGGACATGGCCGGGCTGGAGAAGATCCTCGCCGAGGACGTGACCTGGTGGTCGGACGGCGGCGGCAGGGTCAGCGCGGCGCGGCGGCCGGTCGAGGGACGGGAGAAGGTACTGCGGCTGGTGGCCGGCGGCTGGGAACGGTTCGCGGGCGGCCTGGACTTCGCCGTGGCCGAGGTCAACGGCTCCCCAGCGCTGATCGCCAGGGCCGGGGACGCGCTCGTTGGCACCGCGTCCTTCGCGTTCCGGGGCGGTGTCGTGACGGACGTGCGGGTCGTGGTGAACCCGGACAAGCTGGAGTTCGCGGGCCGGCAGCTGATGGGGACGTGA
- a CDS encoding SDR family oxidoreductase: MTTILVTGGTGVLGRPVTERLRADGHEVRVLSRHAQPYAVDLLAGGSGLDAAVAGVDTIVHCATSPRGGDEKAAENLIAAAGRAGVRHLVYISIVGVDRVPFGYYRSKLAVERLVEGSGLGWTTLRATQFHDLVVMLFQGLSKPPVMMLPAGVSDQPVAVAEVAERLAELAVGAPAGRVDDLGGPEILSFPQLAHAYLAATGRRRPLLNVPLFGKAYRAFRSGGHLTPGRAVGKGTFGEHLAERFGGGRGKG; the protein is encoded by the coding sequence ATGACCACGATCCTGGTGACCGGCGGCACCGGCGTCCTCGGCCGGCCCGTCACCGAGCGGCTGCGGGCGGACGGGCACGAGGTGCGGGTGCTCAGCCGGCACGCGCAGCCGTACGCCGTCGATCTCCTCGCGGGCGGGAGCGGGCTGGACGCGGCCGTGGCGGGGGTGGACACCATCGTGCACTGCGCGACGTCGCCGCGCGGGGGCGACGAGAAGGCGGCGGAGAACCTGATCGCGGCGGCGGGGCGGGCCGGGGTGCGGCACCTGGTCTACATCTCGATCGTCGGCGTGGACCGGGTGCCGTTCGGCTACTACCGGTCCAAGCTGGCCGTCGAGCGGCTGGTCGAGGGGTCGGGGCTGGGCTGGACGACCCTGCGCGCGACCCAGTTCCACGATCTCGTGGTGATGCTCTTCCAGGGCCTTTCCAAGCCGCCGGTCATGATGCTCCCCGCCGGGGTGAGCGACCAGCCCGTCGCCGTCGCCGAGGTCGCCGAGCGCCTGGCGGAGCTGGCCGTGGGCGCTCCCGCCGGCCGCGTCGACGACCTGGGAGGCCCCGAGATCCTGTCCTTCCCCCAGCTGGCCCACGCCTACCTCGCGGCCACCGGCCGTCGCCGCCCCCTGCTGAACGTCCCGCTGTTCGGCAAGGCGTACCGGGCCTTTCGCAGCGGCGGCCACCTCACGCCGGGGCGGGCCGTGGGCAAGGGGACGTTCGGGGAGCACCTGGCGGAGCGGTTCGGTGGTGGTCGGGGGAAGGGGTGA
- a CDS encoding ROK family transcriptional regulator, with translation MPASPSTARAINDRLALRLLQQEGPLTAGQLKQLTGLSRPTVADLVERLTAAGLIEVVGESGEQRRGPNARLYGIVADRAHLAALDVRTEGVTVVVADLLGTELARESVPIADDAGTGPAVEQAVTLVERAAKEAGADRLHTVAIGAPGLIDPATGELRVSSGLPEWHRRLVAALGERFPARVLVENETNLAALAEQRDGAARDRDTFVLLWLGLGTGAAVVLDGHLRRGASGGTGEIGFLPVPGTTTVPSATDCEGGFHSLGGAAAVAALATAHGVTAEAAPNEPHAATLVRAAVAGLSAAPGPSADPRARFLDALADRLALGAASVVAVLDPGCVVLGGEVGQAGGEELAVRVGKRLAAMSPLPTEVRASGLGGAAVLRGALLMAREAAQDELFAPPAR, from the coding sequence ATGCCCGCATCACCCAGCACCGCCCGAGCCATCAACGACCGGCTCGCCCTGCGGCTGCTGCAGCAGGAAGGGCCGCTGACGGCCGGGCAGTTGAAGCAGCTCACCGGTCTGTCCCGGCCCACGGTCGCCGACCTCGTGGAGCGCCTCACGGCCGCCGGTCTGATCGAGGTCGTGGGGGAGTCGGGGGAGCAACGGCGCGGGCCCAACGCCCGTCTCTACGGCATCGTGGCGGACCGTGCGCATCTCGCCGCGCTCGATGTGCGCACCGAGGGCGTCACGGTCGTCGTCGCCGATCTGCTCGGTACGGAGCTGGCGCGGGAGTCCGTCCCGATCGCGGACGACGCCGGCACGGGGCCCGCGGTGGAGCAGGCGGTCACCCTGGTGGAGCGTGCCGCGAAGGAGGCGGGCGCCGACCGGCTGCACACGGTGGCGATCGGCGCCCCCGGTCTGATCGACCCGGCCACGGGCGAACTCCGCGTCTCCAGCGGCCTCCCCGAATGGCACCGCCGCCTGGTCGCCGCCCTCGGCGAGCGGTTCCCCGCCCGTGTCCTCGTCGAGAACGAGACCAACCTCGCCGCCCTCGCCGAACAGCGGGACGGCGCCGCCCGCGACCGCGACACCTTCGTCCTCCTCTGGCTCGGCCTGGGTACCGGCGCCGCGGTCGTTCTCGACGGCCACCTCCGCCGGGGCGCCTCCGGCGGCACGGGCGAGATCGGCTTTCTCCCTGTTCCCGGTACGACCACGGTCCCCTCGGCCACCGACTGCGAGGGCGGCTTCCATTCCCTGGGCGGCGCGGCGGCGGTGGCGGCACTGGCCACCGCACACGGCGTCACGGCCGAGGCAGCCCCGAACGAGCCGCACGCGGCGACGCTGGTACGGGCGGCGGTCGCCGGACTCTCGGCCGCGCCCGGCCCTTCGGCCGACCCCCGCGCCCGCTTCCTCGACGCCCTCGCCGACCGCCTCGCCCTCGGCGCTGCCTCCGTCGTCGCGGTGCTCGACCCGGGCTGTGTGGTGCTCGGGGGTGAGGTCGGGCAGGCCGGTGGGGAGGAGCTGGCCGTAAGGGTGGGCAAGCGGCTGGCGGCCATGTCGCCGTTGCCCACCGAGGTGCGGGCCAGTGGCCTGGGCGGGGCCGCTGTGCTGCGCGGCGCGCTGCTCATGGCCCGGGAGGCGGCTCAGGACGAGCTGTTCGCACCACCCGCGCGATAG